In Nocardioides marinus, one DNA window encodes the following:
- a CDS encoding glutamate ABC transporter substrate-binding protein, which yields MRIKKLGAAAAALVLAGSLAACGGGDDEVEVASETDFEAGTTMAEIADRGTVTVGTKFDQPGFGLLGLEDVPEGFDVEVAKIIAGAMGIAEEDIEWVQATSDIREQVVEDGDVDFVVATYTINDERKQRITFAGPYYEAGQQLMVASDNDSIEGPEDIADNPDMKVCSVTGSTPSEQIREYLADDDQLVLFDIYDKCADALSNGQVDIVTTDNVILLGFVSKSEGEFKLVGEQFTEEPYGIGITKGDVEFCEFINETLAENEDAYLAAWDRTAGEVEGTEKPELPEADACA from the coding sequence ATGCGCATCAAGAAGCTCGGGGCCGCCGCGGCGGCCCTCGTCCTGGCCGGGAGCCTGGCCGCCTGTGGCGGCGGGGACGACGAGGTCGAGGTCGCTTCCGAGACCGACTTCGAGGCCGGCACCACCATGGCCGAGATCGCCGACCGGGGCACCGTCACCGTCGGCACCAAGTTCGACCAGCCCGGCTTCGGCCTCCTCGGGCTCGAGGACGTCCCCGAGGGCTTCGACGTCGAGGTCGCCAAGATCATCGCCGGCGCCATGGGCATCGCCGAGGAGGACATCGAGTGGGTCCAGGCCACCTCCGACATCCGTGAGCAGGTCGTCGAGGACGGCGACGTCGACTTCGTGGTCGCGACGTACACCATCAACGACGAGCGCAAGCAGCGCATCACCTTCGCCGGGCCCTACTACGAGGCCGGCCAGCAGCTGATGGTCGCCTCGGACAACGACAGCATCGAGGGCCCCGAGGACATCGCGGACAACCCCGACATGAAGGTCTGCTCGGTCACCGGGTCGACGCCCTCGGAGCAGATCCGCGAGTACCTCGCCGACGACGACCAGCTGGTGCTCTTCGACATCTACGACAAGTGCGCCGACGCCCTGAGCAACGGCCAGGTCGACATCGTCACCACCGACAACGTCATCCTGCTCGGCTTCGTGTCGAAGTCCGAGGGCGAGTTCAAGCTGGTGGGCGAGCAGTTCACCGAGGAGCCCTACGGCATCGGCATCACCAAGGGCGACGTCGAGTTCTGCGAGTTCATCAACGAGACGCTCGCGGAGAACGAGGACGCCTACCTCGCCGCCTGGGACCGCACCGCCGGTGAGGTCGAGGGCACCGAGAAGCCCGAGCTCCCCGAGGCAGACGCCTGCGCGTGA
- a CDS encoding amino acid ABC transporter ATP-binding protein: protein MTQSDSAGTAAAGEPLVVLDHVDKWFGDLHVLQDIELSIARGEVVVVIGPSGSGKSTLCRAINRLETIDKGSISLDGQPLPAEGKELAKLRAEVGMVFQSFNLFAHKTILENVTLGPMKVRGVKKADAEKRGMELLDRVGIAHQAQKYPAQLSGGQQQRVAIARALAMDPKVMLFDEPTSALDPEMIKEVLDVMVDLAKQGMTMVVVTHEMGFARTAADRVVFMADGAIVEENTPEEFFTNPQSDRAKDFLGKILKH from the coding sequence ATGACGCAGTCCGATTCGGCGGGCACCGCGGCCGCCGGTGAGCCCCTCGTCGTCCTCGACCACGTGGACAAGTGGTTCGGCGACCTCCACGTCCTGCAGGACATCGAGCTCTCGATCGCGCGCGGCGAGGTCGTCGTCGTGATCGGGCCCTCGGGGTCGGGCAAGTCCACGCTGTGCCGTGCGATCAACCGGCTCGAGACCATCGACAAGGGCTCGATCAGCCTCGACGGCCAGCCGCTCCCGGCGGAGGGCAAGGAGCTGGCGAAGCTGCGTGCCGAGGTCGGCATGGTCTTCCAGAGCTTCAACCTCTTCGCCCACAAGACGATCCTCGAGAACGTCACGCTCGGCCCCATGAAGGTGCGCGGGGTGAAGAAGGCCGACGCCGAGAAGCGCGGCATGGAGCTGCTGGACCGGGTCGGCATCGCCCACCAGGCGCAGAAGTACCCCGCCCAGCTCTCCGGCGGCCAGCAGCAGCGCGTCGCCATCGCCCGGGCGCTCGCGATGGACCCGAAGGTGATGCTCTTCGACGAGCCGACCTCCGCGCTGGACCCCGAGATGATCAAGGAGGTCCTCGACGTGATGGTCGACCTCGCCAAGCAGGGCATGACGATGGTCGTGGTCACCCACGAGATGGGCTTCGCCCGCACCGCCGCCGACCGGGTGGTCTTCATGGCCGACGGCGCGATCGTCGAGGAGAACACCCCCGAGGAGTTCTTCACCAACCCGCAGTCCGACCGCGCCAAGGACTTCCTCGGCAAGATCCTCAAGCACTGA
- a CDS encoding CehA/McbA family metallohydrolase, protein MCTCHLTRRGLLAGTTGVVTTAAVARFEPAAAGQSRTETFTGTFTGVDTPDWHYLPVEVPRGVREIEVSYAYEKTDTGLGFSANVIDIGIFDPSGHDLGDASGFRGWSGGARDRFRISRRRATPGYLPGPITPGTWHVALGPFAVVPPGVDYEVSVTLHFGRDRGRFVPKPAPRRVRGTGPGWYRGDCHLHTVHSDGRHTQRSLLALAREAGLDFLGSTEHNTSSAQLTWGRHVPDDFLVIPGEEVTTRAGHWLALGLPAGTWIDWRYRPEDDALTTFTERVRGVGGMAVTAHPFAPGPGSTWGFDPTYAAMDAVEIWNGPWTLDDQVAVAAWHALLVAGGYVPVMGNSDSHHEGQAVGLPQTVVRASSLSTPAVLRGLRGGHSWIAESSAVDLTLEARLGDRTAGCGDALDAAPTDLVDVRLTVTGAPGCLAQVLGPVAPLAGATTDSDGAAEVSVQVPAALAPFVRAEVRRLDGAPVLNPLEGVPGLAMVAMTNPVFLGSAPGS, encoded by the coding sequence GTGTGCACCTGTCACCTGACCCGTCGAGGTCTCCTGGCCGGCACCACCGGCGTGGTGACCACCGCCGCCGTGGCGCGCTTCGAGCCGGCGGCGGCCGGGCAGAGCCGCACCGAGACCTTCACCGGCACCTTCACCGGGGTCGACACCCCGGACTGGCACTACCTGCCGGTCGAGGTGCCCCGCGGGGTGCGCGAGATCGAGGTGTCCTACGCCTACGAGAAGACCGACACCGGCCTCGGCTTCAGCGCCAACGTGATCGACATCGGCATCTTCGACCCGAGCGGGCACGACCTCGGTGACGCGAGCGGGTTCCGCGGCTGGTCGGGCGGCGCACGGGACCGGTTCCGGATCAGTCGCCGCCGCGCGACCCCCGGCTACCTGCCCGGCCCGATCACCCCGGGCACCTGGCACGTGGCCCTCGGCCCGTTCGCGGTGGTGCCGCCGGGCGTGGACTACGAGGTGAGCGTGACGCTGCACTTCGGCCGGGACCGCGGGCGCTTCGTCCCGAAGCCGGCACCGCGACGCGTCAGGGGCACCGGACCCGGCTGGTACCGCGGCGACTGCCACCTGCACACCGTCCACTCCGACGGCCGGCACACCCAGCGCTCGCTGCTCGCCCTGGCCCGCGAGGCCGGCCTGGACTTCCTCGGCTCCACCGAGCACAACACCTCCTCGGCCCAGCTGACCTGGGGGCGGCACGTCCCCGACGACTTCCTGGTCATCCCCGGTGAGGAGGTCACCACCCGGGCGGGCCACTGGCTGGCGCTCGGGCTCCCGGCCGGCACCTGGATCGACTGGCGCTACCGCCCCGAGGACGACGCCCTCACCACCTTCACCGAGCGGGTCCGCGGGGTCGGCGGGATGGCGGTCACGGCGCACCCCTTCGCCCCCGGCCCGGGCTCCACGTGGGGCTTCGACCCGACGTACGCCGCGATGGACGCCGTCGAGATCTGGAACGGGCCCTGGACCCTCGACGACCAGGTGGCGGTCGCGGCCTGGCACGCCCTGCTGGTCGCCGGGGGCTACGTGCCGGTCATGGGCAACAGCGACTCCCACCACGAGGGCCAGGCCGTCGGCCTGCCCCAGACGGTCGTGCGCGCGTCGTCCCTGTCGACGCCGGCGGTCCTGCGGGGGCTGCGCGGCGGCCACTCCTGGATCGCCGAGTCCAGCGCGGTCGACCTCACGCTCGAGGCCAGACTCGGCGACCGGACCGCCGGCTGCGGGGACGCGCTGGACGCGGCTCCGACCGACCTCGTCGACGTACGACTGACCGTCACCGGCGCCCCCGGCTGCCTGGCCCAGGTGCTCGGTCCGGTGGCCCCGCTGGCGGGCGCGACGACCGACTCCGACGGTGCCGCCGAGGTCTCCGTGCAGGTGCCGGCGGCACTGGCGCCCTTCGTCCGCGCCGAGGTACGACGCCTCGACGGCGCGCCCGTCCTCAACCCGCTCGAGGGCGTGCCGGGGCTGGCGATGGTCGCGATGACCAACCCGGTCTTCCTGGGCTCCGCCCCAGGATCGTGA
- the miaB gene encoding tRNA (N6-isopentenyl adenosine(37)-C2)-methylthiotransferase MiaB, whose amino-acid sequence MSTVAQPRTYEVKTYGCQMNVHDSERLSGLLEDAGYARVPAGEQADVVVFNTCAVRENADNKLYGNLGHLAPVKAEHPGMQIAVGGCLAQKDRDTITRKAPYVDVVFGTHNIGSLPVLLERARVQQEAQVEILESLDVFPSTLPTKRESAYAAWVSVSVGCNNTCTFCIVPALRGKEKDRRPGEILAEIEALVAEGVSEITLLGQNVNAYGVEFGDRQAFSKLLRACGEIEGLERVRFTSPHPAEFTDDVIDAMAETPNVMPSLHMPLQSGSDKVLKDMRRSYRSAKYLGILERVREQIPHAAITTDIIVGFPGETEEDFLETLRVVRESRFASAFTFQYSKRPGTPAAELPDQVSPEVVKDRYGRLVDLVNEIAWEENKQLVGRTVELMVAEGEGRKDTETQRLSGRAPDNRLVHFAAPDEPVRPGDMVTVEITYAAPHHLVADRVLSVRRTRSGDAWEARVNGPQQTGVGLGMPSVGVPAPLPDAPACR is encoded by the coding sequence ATGAGCACCGTCGCGCAGCCCCGCACCTACGAGGTCAAGACCTACGGGTGCCAGATGAACGTCCACGACTCCGAGCGCCTCTCCGGGCTGCTGGAGGACGCGGGCTACGCACGCGTCCCCGCCGGCGAGCAGGCCGACGTCGTCGTGTTCAACACCTGCGCGGTCCGCGAGAACGCCGACAACAAGCTCTACGGCAACCTCGGCCACCTCGCGCCGGTCAAGGCCGAGCACCCCGGCATGCAGATCGCCGTCGGCGGCTGCCTGGCCCAGAAGGACCGCGACACGATCACCCGCAAGGCGCCGTACGTGGACGTCGTCTTCGGCACCCACAACATCGGCTCGCTGCCGGTGCTGCTGGAGCGTGCCCGGGTGCAGCAGGAGGCCCAGGTCGAGATCCTGGAGAGCCTCGACGTCTTCCCCTCGACGCTGCCGACCAAGCGCGAGTCGGCCTACGCCGCGTGGGTCTCCGTGTCGGTGGGCTGCAACAACACCTGCACCTTCTGCATCGTCCCGGCCTTGCGCGGCAAGGAGAAGGACCGCCGCCCCGGCGAGATCCTCGCCGAGATCGAGGCGCTGGTCGCCGAGGGCGTCTCCGAGATCACGCTGCTGGGCCAGAACGTCAACGCCTACGGCGTGGAGTTCGGCGACCGGCAGGCCTTCTCCAAGCTGCTGCGCGCCTGCGGGGAGATCGAGGGGCTCGAGCGGGTCCGCTTCACCAGCCCGCACCCGGCCGAGTTCACCGACGACGTCATCGACGCGATGGCCGAGACGCCCAACGTGATGCCGAGCCTGCACATGCCGTTGCAGTCCGGTTCGGACAAGGTGCTCAAGGACATGCGCCGCTCCTACCGCTCGGCGAAGTACCTCGGCATCCTCGAGCGCGTGCGCGAGCAGATCCCGCACGCCGCGATCACCACCGACATCATCGTCGGCTTCCCCGGCGAGACCGAGGAGGACTTCCTCGAGACGTTGCGGGTGGTGCGGGAGTCGCGGTTCGCCAGCGCCTTCACCTTCCAGTACTCCAAGCGTCCCGGCACCCCCGCCGCCGAGCTCCCCGACCAGGTCTCGCCCGAGGTCGTCAAGGACCGGTACGGCCGCCTCGTCGACCTCGTCAACGAGATCGCCTGGGAGGAGAACAAGCAGCTCGTCGGCCGGACCGTCGAGCTGATGGTCGCCGAGGGCGAGGGCCGCAAGGACACCGAGACCCAGCGACTGTCCGGGCGCGCGCCCGACAACCGGCTGGTCCACTTCGCCGCGCCCGACGAGCCGGTGCGTCCCGGTGACATGGTCACGGTCGAGATCACCTACGCCGCGCCGCACCACCTGGTGGCCGACCGGGTGCTGTCGGTGCGTCGTACCCGCTCCGGCGACGCCTGGGAGGCCCGGGTCAACGGCCCCCAGCAGACCGGCGTCGGCCTCGGCATGCCGTCGGTCGGCGTCCCGGCGCCGCTCCCGGACGCACCCGCCTGCCGCTGA
- a CDS encoding Type 1 glutamine amidotransferase-like domain-containing protein has product MPADQPTILATSGGVVAADRISWGVGPLTDLAVDLSGVEGRAPKVCFVGTACGDSPTLVRDFYAAAQARGFQGSHLQLFTMPNVEDITAHLLEQDVVWVWGGSVAGLLAMWRLHGVDEAMRAAWEAGVVLTGVSAGSICWHVGGTTDSFGPTLRPITNGLGLLPYSNGVHYDSEEQRRPLFQSLVADGTLPTGYATDDGAGLLYRGTEMVGAYTERARAGAYLVERDGDRVVETELDVIRL; this is encoded by the coding sequence GTGCCCGCCGATCAGCCCACCATCCTGGCCACCTCCGGTGGCGTCGTCGCCGCCGACCGGATCAGCTGGGGCGTCGGCCCGCTGACCGACCTCGCGGTCGACCTGTCCGGTGTGGAAGGACGCGCACCGAAGGTGTGCTTCGTCGGCACCGCCTGCGGCGACTCGCCCACCCTGGTGCGCGACTTCTACGCCGCCGCCCAGGCCCGCGGCTTCCAGGGCAGCCACCTGCAGCTGTTCACCATGCCCAACGTCGAGGACATCACCGCCCACCTGCTCGAGCAGGACGTCGTGTGGGTCTGGGGAGGCTCGGTCGCCGGGCTGCTGGCCATGTGGCGGCTGCACGGCGTCGACGAGGCGATGCGCGCCGCGTGGGAGGCAGGCGTGGTGCTGACCGGGGTCTCGGCGGGCTCCATCTGCTGGCACGTCGGCGGCACCACCGACTCCTTCGGCCCGACGCTGCGCCCGATCACGAACGGTCTGGGCCTGCTGCCCTACTCCAACGGTGTCCACTACGACTCCGAGGAGCAGCGCCGCCCGCTCTTCCAGTCGCTCGTGGCCGACGGCACCCTGCCCACCGGCTACGCCACCGACGACGGCGCCGGACTGCTCTACCGCGGCACCGAGATGGTCGGCGCCTATACCGAGCGTGCCCGCGCCGGCGCCTACCTCGTCGAGCGCGACGGCGACCGGGTCGTCGAGACCGAGCTGGACGTCATCCGCCTCTGA
- a CDS encoding DUF559 domain-containing protein produces MDQASVSEALAELGGVARRAALIRACGRRAVDAALASEELVVVGRHYTSPEVDAARAEAASVSGVLCLRSAALARGWAVLTSPPRVEVCVPRKRKVAAAAQRRLALRWVDLGPDDVDGDRTSPDRTLADCLRTLPFPEALAVADSALREGFPPARLLALARDARGPGAARARRVAAAADGRAANPFESALRVICLEVEGLEVEPQVTIRDPHLLGRPDLTDARLKVVLEADSFAWHGDRAALHRDANRYNALVAAGWVVLRFSWEEVMFHPERVRAVLEAVVAARTDQLCVGCRAA; encoded by the coding sequence ATGGATCAGGCCTCGGTGAGCGAGGCGCTTGCCGAGCTCGGCGGCGTCGCGAGACGCGCTGCACTGATCCGCGCCTGTGGGCGCCGAGCAGTGGATGCGGCGCTCGCGTCGGAGGAGCTCGTGGTGGTCGGCCGGCACTACACCTCACCTGAGGTCGATGCTGCGCGCGCGGAGGCGGCCTCGGTGTCCGGTGTCCTCTGCCTGCGCTCCGCGGCACTCGCTCGCGGGTGGGCCGTCCTGACGAGCCCACCGCGCGTGGAGGTCTGCGTCCCGCGCAAGCGCAAGGTGGCTGCGGCCGCTCAGCGACGCTTGGCGCTGCGCTGGGTGGACCTCGGGCCGGACGACGTCGACGGTGACCGCACCAGCCCCGACCGCACGCTGGCCGACTGCCTGCGCACACTCCCTTTCCCCGAGGCGCTCGCCGTGGCCGACTCGGCCCTGCGTGAGGGCTTTCCTCCCGCCCGGCTGCTGGCGCTCGCGCGTGATGCGCGGGGACCGGGAGCGGCACGCGCGCGGCGGGTGGCGGCCGCCGCCGACGGGCGGGCGGCCAACCCGTTCGAGTCCGCCCTCCGGGTGATCTGCCTGGAGGTCGAGGGACTGGAGGTGGAGCCGCAGGTCACCATCCGGGACCCGCACCTGCTGGGCCGGCCCGACCTCACCGATGCTCGGCTCAAGGTGGTCCTGGAGGCCGACTCCTTCGCGTGGCACGGCGACCGCGCGGCGCTGCACCGCGACGCCAACCGCTACAACGCCCTGGTGGCCGCGGGCTGGGTGGTGCTGAGGTTCTCGTGGGAGGAGGTCATGTTCCACCCCGAGCGGGTCAGGGCCGTCCTGGAGGCGGTCGTCGCCGCACGGACCGACCAGCTCTGCGTGGGCTGCCGCGCCGCGTGA